The following are encoded together in the Clostridium sp. BJN0013 genome:
- a CDS encoding acyl-CoA dehydrogenase: MDFTLTREQQFVEQMVSEFAENEVKPLAAEVDETERFPQETVDKMARYGMLGIPFPVEYGGAGGDTLSYILAVEGLSKVCATTGVILSAHTSLCATPIYQFGTEEQKQKYLIPLAKGEKLGAFGLTEPNAGTDASGQQTTAVLDGDSYILNGQKIFITNGGAADTFVIFAMTDKSKGNHGITAFIVEKGMPGFSIGKLEDKMGIRGSSTTELIFEDCRVPKENMLGKEGKGFGIAMKTLDGGRIGIASQALGIAEGALAEAIAYMKERKQFGKSLNKFQGLAWYTAELDTKIQAAKYLVYKAAVNKDKGVPYTVDAARAKLAAATVAMETTTKVVQLFGGYGYTKDYPVERMMRDAKITEIYEGTSEVQKMVISGSLFK; the protein is encoded by the coding sequence ATGGATTTTACATTAACAAGGGAACAACAATTTGTAGAACAAATGGTAAGTGAATTTGCAGAAAATGAAGTTAAACCTCTAGCTGCTGAAGTAGATGAAACAGAAAGGTTTCCTCAAGAAACAGTAGATAAAATGGCTAGGTATGGGATGTTGGGTATACCATTTCCAGTTGAATATGGTGGAGCAGGTGGAGATACTCTATCTTATATATTAGCTGTAGAAGGACTTTCAAAGGTTTGCGCTACAACAGGCGTTATACTCTCAGCACATACTTCACTTTGTGCAACACCTATTTACCAATTTGGTACAGAGGAGCAAAAACAGAAATATTTAATTCCACTTGCAAAAGGAGAGAAACTCGGAGCATTTGGTTTAACTGAACCTAATGCAGGTACTGATGCTTCTGGACAACAGACAACAGCTGTTTTAGATGGAGATAGTTATATATTAAATGGACAAAAAATATTCATTACAAATGGTGGAGCAGCAGATACTTTTGTAATATTTGCAATGACAGATAAAAGCAAAGGAAACCATGGAATAACAGCATTCATAGTTGAAAAAGGAATGCCTGGTTTTTCAATAGGAAAACTTGAAGACAAAATGGGAATAAGAGGATCATCAACTACAGAGCTTATATTTGAAGATTGTAGAGTTCCAAAAGAAAATATGTTAGGAAAAGAAGGAAAAGGTTTTGGTATAGCAATGAAGACTCTTGATGGAGGAAGAATTGGTATAGCATCACAAGCATTGGGTATAGCAGAAGGTGCTTTAGCTGAAGCGATTGCATATATGAAAGAAAGAAAGCAATTTGGGAAATCTCTTAATAAATTCCAGGGATTAGCATGGTATACAGCTGAATTAGATACTAAAATACAAGCTGCGAAATATCTTGTTTACAAAGCAGCAGTAAATAAGGACAAAGGTGTTCCTTATACAGTGGATGCTGCAAGAGCTAAATTAGCTGCAGCTACTGTAGCTATGGAAACTACAACTAAAGTTGTACAACTCTTTGGAGGATACGGATACACTAAAGATTATCCAGTAGAGAGAATGATGAGAGATGCTAAGATAACTGAAATATATGAAGGAACTTCAGAAGTACAAAAAATGGTTATTTCAGGAAGTTTATTTAAATAA
- a CDS encoding redox-sensing transcriptional repressor Rex, protein MDKKKDISMSVIKRLPKYHRYLGNLMRNDVDRISSKELSEKIGFTASQIRQDLNCFGDFGQQGYGYNVSELYSQMCNILGLTKVYRTVIIGAGNIGQAISNYIGFEKLGFELRAIFDINPKLIGISIRDIEIRDIDYLADYLKENVIDIGIICVPSNNGQKVCNILVKNGVKGIWNFAPVDLIVPEDVKVENVHLSDSLLTLSCLLNDAE, encoded by the coding sequence ATGGATAAGAAAAAAGATATATCAATGTCTGTTATAAAGAGATTGCCTAAATATCATAGGTATTTAGGCAACTTAATGAGAAATGATGTAGATAGGATATCTTCAAAGGAGTTAAGCGAAAAAATAGGATTTACAGCTTCTCAAATAAGGCAAGATTTAAATTGTTTTGGAGATTTTGGTCAACAGGGATATGGGTATAATGTAAGTGAGTTATATAGTCAGATGTGCAATATACTTGGCCTTACGAAAGTATATAGAACAGTTATAATAGGTGCAGGGAATATAGGGCAAGCTATATCTAATTACATTGGTTTTGAAAAATTAGGTTTTGAATTAAGGGCCATATTTGATATAAACCCTAAACTTATAGGTATCAGTATTAGAGATATTGAAATAAGGGATATAGATTATTTAGCTGATTATCTTAAGGAAAATGTTATAGACATAGGTATAATATGTGTACCTAGTAATAATGGCCAAAAAGTTTGCAATATTCTGGTGAAAAACGGAGTGAAGGGTATATGGAATTTTGCTCCAGTAGACCTTATTGTACCAGAAGATGTAAAAGTAGAGAATGTTCATTTAAGTGATAGTTTATTGACGTTAAGTTGTCTTTTGAATGATGCAGAATAA
- a CDS encoding ABC-F family ATP-binding cassette domain-containing protein → MIILSCKNIHKSYGVDVILENVTFNINEGDRVALIGPNGAGKSTLFEILTNKIAPDSGDMFIDKTKTIGYLTQHLSLNSSNTIYDEMLTVFQDITNLENKLSKLEILMNEPYNSKDENYQSKLINDYTTYSELYKNRGGYTYKAEINKVLTGLGFSMDEFHNSINIISGGKKTRVALCKLLLTKPDILLLDEPTNHLDLEAVEWLEEYLKSYKGTVIIISHDRYFLDIITQSTMELINGHVNFYNGNYTTSLELKKKNYEIQLKAYNIQQMEIKKQEEIIEKYRSFNREKSIRAAESRQKMLDKMDKLPPPDKDIKLKNIMFKTQINSGNDVLHVENLSKGFNEKLLFQNLNFQVKKGDKTAIVGKNGCGKTTLFKIIMGQIKANTGICKLGKNVIIGYYDQEQSDLDTEKTTIDEVWDKFPKLTTTEIRNALASFLFTGDDVFKKISSLSGGEKCRINLLKLMLSKSNFLLLDEPTNHLDIASREALEEALLDYDGTVLVISHDRYFLNKSINRIYELSENGIKEYLGNYTYYTEKKKNPLRFQEKVSISKTKTQIQHNKKRKKDYEKDQRKKNLMIKTTEEQISKLEDYILELQQKLCLEEVYSDSNKSSEIHTEILTIQNKLDDLYDIWEKMF, encoded by the coding sequence ATGATCATTTTAAGCTGTAAAAATATTCATAAGAGCTATGGAGTAGATGTCATATTAGAAAATGTAACTTTCAATATAAACGAAGGAGATCGTGTAGCACTAATAGGTCCAAATGGAGCTGGTAAGTCCACCCTATTTGAAATTTTAACTAATAAGATAGCTCCAGACAGTGGAGATATGTTTATAGATAAGACTAAAACAATAGGATATTTGACCCAACATCTATCATTGAATTCTTCAAATACTATATACGATGAAATGCTCACTGTATTTCAGGATATAACTAACTTAGAGAACAAATTAAGTAAATTGGAAATTTTAATGAACGAACCCTATAATTCCAAAGATGAGAACTATCAAAGCAAATTGATTAATGATTATACTACCTATTCAGAACTTTATAAAAATAGAGGGGGGTATACTTACAAAGCAGAAATAAATAAAGTTTTAACGGGCCTAGGTTTTTCTATGGATGAATTCCATAATTCCATAAACATAATAAGTGGAGGTAAAAAAACAAGAGTTGCCCTTTGTAAACTGCTTTTAACAAAGCCGGACATACTTTTATTAGATGAACCTACCAACCATTTAGATTTAGAGGCTGTAGAATGGCTTGAAGAGTACTTAAAATCCTATAAAGGAACCGTAATTATAATCTCCCACGATAGATACTTTTTAGATATCATAACACAGTCAACTATGGAGCTTATAAATGGCCATGTAAATTTTTACAATGGAAATTATACCACTTCTTTGGAACTTAAAAAGAAGAACTATGAGATTCAATTAAAAGCATATAATATACAGCAGATGGAAATAAAAAAGCAAGAAGAAATTATTGAAAAATATAGATCCTTTAATAGAGAAAAAAGTATAAGGGCAGCAGAAAGCCGGCAAAAAATGTTAGATAAAATGGATAAACTGCCTCCTCCAGATAAAGATATAAAACTTAAAAATATAATGTTTAAAACTCAAATAAATAGTGGTAATGATGTACTCCATGTAGAAAATCTAAGCAAAGGATTTAATGAGAAGTTATTATTCCAAAATTTAAATTTTCAAGTAAAGAAAGGAGATAAAACAGCAATTGTTGGTAAAAATGGCTGTGGCAAAACTACTCTCTTTAAAATAATTATGGGACAAATAAAAGCTAATACTGGAATTTGCAAATTAGGTAAAAATGTTATAATAGGCTACTATGATCAGGAACAGTCTGATCTAGACACTGAAAAAACCACAATAGATGAGGTGTGGGATAAATTTCCAAAGCTCACTACTACCGAGATTAGAAATGCATTAGCCAGCTTTTTATTTACAGGAGATGATGTATTTAAAAAAATTTCTTCCCTAAGTGGTGGGGAAAAATGCAGGATAAATTTATTAAAACTAATGCTATCTAAATCTAATTTTTTGCTATTAGATGAACCTACAAATCATTTAGATATAGCTTCTCGAGAAGCTTTGGAAGAAGCTTTACTAGATTATGACGGCACTGTACTTGTAATATCTCACGATAGATACTTTTTAAATAAATCAATAAATAGAATATATGAATTAAGTGAAAATGGAATAAAAGAATATTTAGGTAATTATACTTATTATACAGAAAAGAAAAAAAATCCATTAAGATTTCAAGAAAAAGTGAGTATTTCTAAGACTAAAACTCAAATACAGCATAATAAAAAGAGAAAAAAAGATTACGAAAAAGATCAGCGTAAAAAAAATCTTATGATAAAAACTACAGAAGAACAAATATCAAAATTAGAAGACTATATATTAGAATTACAACAGAAACTATGCCTAGAAGAAGTTTACTCAGATTCTAATAAAAGCAGTGAAATACACACAGAAATTTTAACTATACAAAATAAATTAGATGACTTATACGACATCTGGGAAAAAATGTTTTAA
- a CDS encoding electron transfer flavoprotein subunit beta: MNIVVCLKQVPDTNEVKIDPKTGTLIREGVPSIINPDDKNALEESIVLKEKVGGKVTVVSMGPPQAQDALREALAMGADEAILVSDRAFAGADTQATSYALAGALKNLDYDLIFAGRQAIDGDTAQVGPQIAEKLGIPQITYVEKVDAEGDTLTVRRAWEDGYEIAKVKTPVLLTAIKELNVPRYMSMKNIFEVFNKEVKVWSADDLAVDKEKLGLKGSPTKVKRSHTKEAKGAGEIVNKPVKEAVTYAISKLREKHVI; this comes from the coding sequence ATGAATATAGTAGTTTGCTTAAAACAAGTACCAGATACGAACGAAGTTAAAATAGATCCAAAAACAGGAACATTAATAAGAGAAGGCGTTCCATCAATAATAAACCCAGATGATAAAAATGCACTTGAAGAATCAATTGTTTTAAAAGAAAAAGTAGGCGGCAAAGTTACAGTAGTAAGCATGGGACCTCCACAGGCACAGGATGCGCTTAGAGAAGCTCTAGCTATGGGAGCTGACGAAGCAATATTAGTTTCAGATAGAGCTTTTGCAGGAGCAGATACTCAAGCTACTTCATATGCATTAGCAGGAGCACTTAAAAATTTAGACTATGATTTAATATTTGCAGGAAGACAGGCAATAGATGGAGATACTGCGCAGGTTGGACCTCAAATAGCTGAAAAATTAGGAATACCTCAGATAACATATGTAGAAAAAGTTGATGCAGAAGGAGATACTTTAACAGTTAGAAGAGCTTGGGAAGATGGCTATGAAATAGCAAAAGTTAAGACTCCAGTGTTATTAACTGCTATAAAAGAATTAAATGTACCAAGATATATGAGCATGAAGAACATATTTGAAGTTTTTAACAAAGAAGTTAAAGTATGGAGTGCTGATGATTTAGCTGTAGATAAGGAAAAACTTGGCCTTAAAGGTTCTCCAACAAAAGTTAAGAGATCACATACAAAAGAAGCCAAAGGCGCAGGGGAAATCGTTAATAAACCAGTAAAAGAAGCAGTAACATATGCAATTTCAAAATTAAGAGAAAAACATGTCATTTAA
- a CDS encoding short-chain-enoyl-CoA hydratase: MEFKNIILEKDGNVALLTINRPKAMNALNSETLKEIDMAIDNIAEDENVYAVILTGAGKAFVAGADITEMKDLNTVEGRKFGVLGNKVFRKLEKLDKPVIAAVNGFALGGGCELSLSCDIRIASSKAKFGQPEVGLGITPGFGGTQRLARVVGVGMAKQLIYTAQIINAEEALRIGLVNKVVEPDKLLEEVKNLANTIAANAPVAVRLCKAAINQGIQCDIDTAVAYEAEVFGECFATEDQKEGMTAFVEKRDKTFKNK; the protein is encoded by the coding sequence ATGGAATTTAAAAATATCATTCTTGAGAAAGATGGAAATGTGGCTTTGTTGACAATAAATAGGCCTAAGGCAATGAATGCGTTGAATTCAGAAACTTTAAAAGAAATAGATATGGCAATAGATAATATTGCTGAAGATGAAAATGTGTATGCTGTAATACTTACTGGTGCAGGTAAAGCTTTTGTGGCAGGAGCAGATATAACTGAAATGAAAGACTTGAATACAGTTGAAGGAAGAAAATTTGGAGTGCTTGGTAATAAAGTATTTAGGAAACTAGAAAAATTAGATAAACCAGTCATAGCAGCTGTAAATGGATTTGCTCTGGGTGGTGGCTGTGAATTGTCTTTATCTTGTGATATAAGAATAGCTTCATCAAAGGCTAAATTTGGCCAACCAGAGGTAGGTCTTGGGATTACTCCAGGTTTTGGGGGTACTCAAAGGCTTGCAAGAGTAGTAGGTGTAGGTATGGCTAAACAGCTTATATATACTGCTCAAATAATAAATGCAGAAGAAGCTCTAAGAATAGGGTTGGTAAATAAAGTAGTTGAACCAGATAAGTTATTAGAGGAAGTTAAAAATTTGGCAAATACTATAGCTGCTAATGCACCTGTAGCTGTTAGATTGTGTAAAGCTGCTATAAATCAAGGAATTCAGTGTGACATAGATACAGCTGTAGCCTATGAAGCAGAAGTATTTGGGGAATGTTTTGCTACAGAGGATCAAAAAGAAGGAATGACGGCATTCGTAGAGAAAAGAGACAAGACTTTTAAAAATAAGTAA
- a CDS encoding electron transfer flavoprotein subunit alpha/FixB family protein yields MNIADYKGVWVFAEQRDGELQKVALQLVGKGRELADTLGVELTAVLLGSDIDDVAKELVAHGADKVLYADSPLLKHFTTDAYAKVIYELIQERKPEILLIGATFIGRDLGPRIAGRVGTGLTADCTGLDIEESTKNLMMTRPAFGGNLMATIACEKTRPQMSTVRPGVFDKLPRDASRTGKIEKIAANVTKSDIRVDVVEVVKSAKDTVDISEADVIVSGGRGLGGPDGFKVLKELADLLGGTIGGSRATIDAGWIDKSYQVGQTGKTVRPGLYVACGISGAIQHLAGMQESGFIVAVNKDEGAPIMQVADLAIVGDLYKVVPEFVAQIKALNI; encoded by the coding sequence ATGAACATAGCAGATTACAAAGGTGTATGGGTATTTGCTGAACAAAGAGATGGAGAACTACAAAAAGTAGCACTTCAATTAGTTGGAAAAGGAAGAGAATTAGCAGACACTTTAGGAGTAGAGTTAACTGCTGTATTACTTGGTAGTGATATAGATGATGTAGCAAAAGAGCTTGTTGCACATGGAGCAGATAAAGTTTTATATGCAGACAGCCCTCTCTTAAAACATTTTACTACAGATGCTTACGCTAAAGTAATTTATGAATTAATACAAGAAAGAAAGCCAGAAATATTACTTATAGGAGCTACATTTATAGGAAGAGATTTAGGCCCAAGAATTGCAGGTAGAGTTGGTACAGGTCTTACAGCAGACTGTACAGGACTTGATATAGAAGAGTCAACAAAGAACTTGATGATGACAAGACCAGCGTTTGGTGGAAATTTAATGGCAACTATAGCATGTGAGAAGACAAGACCTCAAATGTCAACAGTAAGGCCAGGAGTTTTCGACAAGCTTCCAAGAGATGCATCAAGAACTGGAAAGATAGAAAAGATTGCTGCAAACGTTACTAAGAGCGACATCAGAGTTGACGTAGTTGAAGTAGTTAAGTCTGCTAAAGATACAGTAGATATTTCAGAAGCAGACGTAATTGTATCAGGAGGAAGAGGACTTGGTGGTCCAGATGGATTCAAAGTTCTTAAAGAATTAGCAGATTTGTTAGGCGGAACTATAGGTGGTTCCCGTGCAACTATAGATGCTGGCTGGATAGATAAGAGTTATCAGGTTGGACAGACAGGTAAGACAGTAAGACCAGGACTTTATGTTGCATGCGGAATATCAGGAGCAATACAGCATTTAGCAGGTATGCAGGAAAGTGGATTTATTGTAGCTGTAAATAAGGATGAAGGTGCTCCAATAATGCAAGTAGCGGATCTTGCTATTGTAGGAGATTTATATAAAGTTGTTCCAGAATTTGTAGCTCAGATTAAAGCTTTAAATATTTAA